A region from the Drosophila mauritiana strain mau12 chromosome 2L, ASM438214v1, whole genome shotgun sequence genome encodes:
- the LOC117149030 gene encoding uncharacterized protein LOC117149030 isoform X1 has translation MSQTFKTLMHGTEEGRDGAPYSEEQQQSSEDVPDSTATTTATSTAGEIGGGPRDGGEDDFTDDNNFESNLRRRKGKIISCAKETIENASRQLRRKVPYAGHLMTPRRLWLNKIPTQCDVVIEFPEDAPDEALRWLLARIRSQPPAGLGLLVQVKAHESTRRNAFYVSAPVNVLFKAAEEARLPKRLRPDLGGALREFTTRESHCFQQLRGDVGSTALFTSQERQWLVLQVLQGLRAGCSDIDALHGRAAVAEGQSIVATWQESGLITQVFPLHEPSSLTQLQTHWVKQIFAPQPLDDIAAYFGVKVALYFAWLGHYTCALGVPAVFGTILFCILWGKGQTAQDMGHVLFSLFNVAWASLYLEAWKRYSVELAFRWGTLSTPPELLEPPRPLYKGPLEENNVTGRLEPKEAPAWQRRAFRYLVSFPIIGCCLCVVFAVMFLMLRFQDWLDHHNIPDKGIAQCMYNLHKDWWDSKLPEESVLCCLSVIPKVLLAGAITLMDEAYFKLAVWLNDRENYRLQSKYENHLIAKVALFQFVNSFLSLFYIAFYLRDEEKLKEQLAGLLISRQIIGNLRESAIPYFLEQWKLAKLSFNMWGALSPTQNVTRSLAEELATAEAELKAESTGTPTKSHQPESASKRNIGQAEIESSLYKYDGTFSDHLEMLVQMGYVVLFSAAFPLAGVCALINNLMEIRSDAFKLAHVHQRPFGQRVANIGTWQNALSILSLAAVIVNCALIGLSGQVSRLWPGLTTAQTIILIVTLEHIMLGLRQALTWLLPELPSWLAAEIARAEHCRREMQCKGTSPRPTPPTPQSTTSTQPEQEGPGGLQMESGANTTRDQSMESQVAEDILLYGQEFAGYGRNIEADVNIYENRDSSPDSPPSQTSTILIRPLHESTPPHGGASLSSLHQDGNGGACQSCVEKSKMFIPEIPPYLGYSVRNLTTFAGNNAKMQQHQKLQSGASASTLALNSAAYAARMQSMHIQEIPPFRKKSTDSADHTGSSASSSPQRTTMRQLSAQREPQQQTIPEIPPYKTRKISAESAMHLNMSDKLHIKLHAPEWMSRLKVNDNANLHRSIDCISKELGNSADTADILKPAPSWCNVAMRSGAVGSNLATPPASQHQQQIVASSSSSSGGGGSVFSPSGPGPAGASGGGISNSQSRPSVGALSNSSSGSSHKQQLKQQAKEEKERAKEEKERVKEEKERVKEKEKEKEKERLKEKEIEKAKEKEKEKEKDAQGAAASTSTAATDDEAKAAELAAKKSRLKQKLVKSARSVAIFSLKLKERRQREAEKAATIAVEHAKALAKLPMPQPVGGELSLIPIEQLIQIEDIIPAMKAASTSGAPTSSSQAGPSTYHQQQHQQQHYHPPSHPHPHTDN, from the exons ATGAGCCAAacttttaaaactttaatgCACGGCACCGAAGAAGGCAGAGATGGAGCTCCGTACtcggaggagcagcagcagtcgtcGGAGGATGTACCGGACTCCACAGCGACAACAACGGCGACTTCAACAGCCGGCGAGATTGGTGGCGGGCCAAGggatggcggcgaggatgatTTCACCGATGACAACAACTTCGAATCGAATTTGCGACGTCGCAAAGGCAAAATAATTTCCTGTGCCAAGGAGACCATCGAGAATG CTTCCCGCCAACTACGCCGCAAAGTGCCCTACGCAGGTCATTTGATGACTCCTCGTCGCCTTTGGCTCAATAAAATTCCCACACAATGTGATGTGGTTATTGAATTTCCTGAGGATGCACCAGACGAAGCGCTCCGCTGGCTCCTAGCCCGTATCCGCTCGCAGCCGCCGGCTGGTCTGGGTCTTTTGGTCCAGGTCAAGGCGCACGAGAGTACGCGCCGAAATGCGTTCTATGTCAGTGCTCCCGTTAATGT ACTGTTTAAAGCCGCTGAAGAAGCCCGCCTGCCAAAACGCCTGCGACCGGATTTGGGCGGTGCTTTGAGGGAGTTCACCACCCGCGAGAGCCATTGTTTCCAGCAGTTGCGCGGCGATGTGGGAAGCACGGCACTATTCACCTCCCAGGAGCGCCAGTGGCTGGTCCTCCAGGTGCTGCAGGGTCTGCGAGCCGGCTGCAGTGACATCGATGCCCTGCATGGACGAGCGGCTGTCGCCGAGGGTCAGAGCATCGTGGCCACCTGGCAGGAGTCCGGCCTGATCACACAGGTCTTTCCGCTGCACGAGCCCAGTTCGCTGACGCAGCTGCAGACGCACTGGGTTAAGCAGATATTCGCACCGCAACCTCTGG ATGACATTGCTGCCTATTTTGGCGTTAAGGTTGCCTTGTACTTTGCCTGGCTAGGTCATTACACCTGCGCCTTGGGCGTTCCGGCTGTGTTTGGCACAATTCTCTTCTGCATTCTATGGGGCAAGGGTCAAACCGCACAGGACATGGGCCACGTGCTCTTCTCCCTGTTTAATGTCGCCTGGGCTTCACTGTATCTGGAGGCCTGGAAGCGCTATTCCGTGGAATTGGCCTTCAGATGGGGCACTTTATCAACGCCGCCAGAGCTTTTGGAACCACCTAGGCCGCTGTATAAG GGTCCTTTGGAGGAGAACAACGTGACGGGTCGTTTGGAGCCCAAGGAGGCGCCGGCATGGCAGCGTCGAGCGTTTCGCTATCTGGTCAGCTTTCCCATAATTGGATGTTGTCTGTGTGTGGTCTTTGCTGTGATGTTTCTCATGCTGCGTTTTCAG GATTGGCTGGATCACCATAACATACCAGATAAAGGAATTGCTCAATGCATGTATAATTTGCACAAG GACTGGTGGGACTCCAAGTTGCCGGAGGAAAGTGTGTTATGCTGCCTGAGTGTTATACCGAAAGTTTTGCTGGCAGGAGCCATTACCTTAATGGACGAGGCCTATTTTAAGTTGGCCGTTTGGTTGAACGACCGCG AAAACTACCGCCTGCAGTCGAAAtatgagaaccacttgataGCTAAAGTGGCTCTTTTCCAGTTTGTCAACTCCTTCCTGTCGCTTTTTTATATAGCGTTCTATTTGAGGGATGAGGAGAAACTTAAAGAG CAACTGGCTGGTCTGCTCATCTCCCGTCAAATCATTGGAAATCTACGAGAGTCTGCAATTCCCTATTTTCTTGAACAATGGAAACTGGCCAAACTGAGCTTCAATATGTGGGGTGCTCTTAGCCCTACGCAAAATGTGACCCGTAGTCTAGCCGAGGAACTGGCCACTGCAGAAGCGGAACTGAAGGCGGAGTCCACTGGAACGCCCACCAAATCCCACCAGCCGGAATCGGCAAGTAAAAGGAACATTGGACAGGCTGAAATAGAGAGCTCGTTGTACAAG TACGATGGCACTTTTTCTGACCACTTGGAGATGCTCGTTCAAATGGGCTATGTGGTGCTCTTTTCGGCCGCCTTTCCACTGGCTGGAGTTTGTGCTCTGATCAATAACCTGATGGAGATTCGGTCGGATGCCTTCAAACTGGCCCATGTTCATCAGCGTCCCTTTGGGCAACGTGTGGCCAACATCGGAACTTGGCAAAATGCCCTGAGCATCCTGTCGCTCGCCGCCGTTATCGTGAATTGCGCCTTGATTGGCCTCTCTGGACAGGTGTCGAGGCTATGGCCAGGATTGACCACGGCACAGACAATTATTCTAATTGTTACCCTGGAG CACATAATGTTGGGACTGCGGCAAGCACTTACCTGGCTCCTACCGGAGTTGCCCTCGTGGTTGGCAGCGGAAATCGCACGTGCCGAACATTGCCGCCGGGAAATGCAGTGCAAGGGCACCTCGCCGCGCCCCACACCACCCACTCCGCAGTCGACCACGTCGACGCAGCCGGAACAGGAGGGCCCCGGCGGATTGCAAATGGAGAGCGGAGCGAATACCACACGAGACCAGTCCATGGAGAGCCAGGTGGCCGAGGATATACTTCTCTACGGACAAGAGTTCGCTGGCTACGGGCGTAACATCGAGGCGGATGTCAATATTTATGAGAATCGTGATTCATCACCGGATTCGCCGCCCTCGCAG ACCAGCACCATACTGATTAGACCGCTGCATGAGTCAACGCCACCACATGGTGGAGCCTCCCTGAGCAGTCTGCATCAGGACGGTAATGGCGG aGCTTGTCAGAGTTGTGTtgaaaaatcgaaaatgtTTATACCGGAAATTCCACCATACCTGGGCTATTCAGTGCGAAATTTAACAACTTTTGCTGGTAACAATGCAAAAATGCAACAACATCAGAAGCTGCAAAGCGG AGCTTCCGCCAGCACACTAGCGCTGAACTCGGCGGCATATGCAGCTCGCATGCAATCTATGCATATTCAAGAAATACCGCCCTTCCGAAAGAAATCAACCGATTCAGCCGATCACACAGGCAGCAGCGCCAGTAGCAGCCCCCAGCGAACCACGATGCGGCAACTATCGGCGCAGCGGGagccgcagcagcagacgATCCCTGAGATACCACCGTACAAGACGCGCAAGATATCCGCGGAGAGTGCCATGCATCTGAATATGAGC GACAAGCTACACATAAAACTTCATGCACCAGAATGGATGTCACGTTTGAAAGTCAACGACAATGCTAATCTGCATAGAAGCATAGATTGTATTTCAAAG GAACTCGGAAACAGCGCAGATACAGCAGACATTTTGAAGCCAGCTCCATCATGGTGCAATGTGGCCATGAGATCGGGAGCAGTAGGCAGCAATTTGGCTACGCCACCAGCTTcacagcaccagcagcaaatAGTTgcctcctcatcctcgtcctccggcggcggtggcagcgTCTTTAGCCCCAGTGGCCCTGGTCCGGCTGGAGCATCCGGCGGTGGGATCAGCAATTCCCAGTCAAGACCTAGTGTCGGCGCACTATCAAACTCTTCATCTGGTTCATCCCATAAACAGCAATTGAAGCAGCAGGCCAAGGAGGAGAAAGAGCGGGCTaaggaggagaaggagcgtgttaaggaggagaaggagcgTGTTAAGGAGAAGGAGAAAGAAAAGGAGAAGGAACGACTGAAGGAAAAGGAAATCGAAAAGGCaaaggagaaggagaaggagaaaGAAAAGGATGCCCAGGGAGCAGCAGCATCCACATCAACAGCAGCCACTGATGACGAGGCTAAGG CTGCCGAACTGGCCGCCAAGAAATCTCGTCTTAAGCAGAAGCTGGTGAAGAGTGCGAGGTCAGTGGCCATCTTCTCGCTGAAGCTCAAGGAGCGAAGACAACGGGAGGCGGAGAAGGCAGCCACCATAGCAGTGGAGCATGCCAAG GCTCTGGCCAAGCTGCCCATGCCACAACCAGTGGGTGGCGAGTTGTCTCTTATACCCATCGAACAACTTATACAAATTGAGGATATCATACCTGCGATGAAAGCTGCAAGCACCTCGGGTGCACCCACATCGTCCAGTCAAGCCGGCCCATCGACGTAtcatcaacagcagcatcaacaacaGCACTACCACCCACCttcacatccacatccgcataCGGATAATTAG
- the LOC117149030 gene encoding anoctamin-8 isoform X8 translates to MSQTFKTLMHGTEEGRDGAPYSEEQQQSSEDVPDSTATTTATSTAGEIGGGPRDGGEDDFTDDNNFESNLRRRKGKIISCAKETIENASRQLRRKVPYAGHLMTPRRLWLNKIPTQCDVVIEFPEDAPDEALRWLLARIRSQPPAGLGLLVQVKAHESTRRNAFYVSAPVNVLFKAAEEARLPKRLRPDLGGALREFTTRESHCFQQLRGDVGSTALFTSQERQWLVLQVLQGLRAGCSDIDALHGRAAVAEGQSIVATWQESGLITQVFPLHEPSSLTQLQTHWVKQIFAPQPLDDIAAYFGVKVALYFAWLGHYTCALGVPAVFGTILFCILWGKGQTAQDMGHVLFSLFNVAWASLYLEAWKRYSVELAFRWGTLSTPPELLEPPRPLYKGPLEENNVTGRLEPKEAPAWQRRAFRYLVSFPIIGCCLCVVFAVMFLMLRFQDWWDSKLPEESVLCCLSVIPKVLLAGAITLMDEAYFKLAVWLNDRENYRLQSKYENHLIAKVALFQFVNSFLSLFYIAFYLRDEEKLKEQLAGLLISRQIIGNLRESAIPYFLEQWKLAKLSFNMWGALSPTQNVTRSLAEELATAEAELKAESTGTPTKSHQPESASKRNIGQAEIESSLYKYDGTFSDHLEMLVQMGYVVLFSAAFPLAGVCALINNLMEIRSDAFKLAHVHQRPFGQRVANIGTWQNALSILSLAAVIVNCALIGLSGQVSRLWPGLTTAQTIILIVTLEHIMLGLRQALTWLLPELPSWLAAEIARAEHCRREMQCKGTSPRPTPPTPQSTTSTQPEQEGPGGLQMESGANTTRDQSMESQVAEDILLYGQEFAGYGRNIEADVNIYENRDSSPDSPPSQTSTILIRPLHESTPPHGGASLSSLHQDGNGGASASTLALNSAAYAARMQSMHIQEIPPFRKKSTDSADHTGSSASSSPQRTTMRQLSAQREPQQQTIPEIPPYKTRKISAESAMHLNMSELGNSADTADILKPAPSWCNVAMRSGAVGSNLATPPASQHQQQIVASSSSSSGGGGSVFSPSGPGPAGASGGGISNSQSRPSVGALSNSSSGSSHKQQLKQQAKEEKERAKEEKERVKEEKERVKEKEKEKEKERLKEKEIEKAKEKEKEKEKDAQGAAASTSTAATDDEAKAAELAAKKSRLKQKLVKSARSVAIFSLKLKERRQREAEKAATIAVEHAKALAKLPMPQPVGGELSLIPIEQLIQIEDIIPAMKAASTSGAPTSSSQAGPSTYHQQQHQQQHYHPPSHPHPHTDN, encoded by the exons ATGAGCCAAacttttaaaactttaatgCACGGCACCGAAGAAGGCAGAGATGGAGCTCCGTACtcggaggagcagcagcagtcgtcGGAGGATGTACCGGACTCCACAGCGACAACAACGGCGACTTCAACAGCCGGCGAGATTGGTGGCGGGCCAAGggatggcggcgaggatgatTTCACCGATGACAACAACTTCGAATCGAATTTGCGACGTCGCAAAGGCAAAATAATTTCCTGTGCCAAGGAGACCATCGAGAATG CTTCCCGCCAACTACGCCGCAAAGTGCCCTACGCAGGTCATTTGATGACTCCTCGTCGCCTTTGGCTCAATAAAATTCCCACACAATGTGATGTGGTTATTGAATTTCCTGAGGATGCACCAGACGAAGCGCTCCGCTGGCTCCTAGCCCGTATCCGCTCGCAGCCGCCGGCTGGTCTGGGTCTTTTGGTCCAGGTCAAGGCGCACGAGAGTACGCGCCGAAATGCGTTCTATGTCAGTGCTCCCGTTAATGT ACTGTTTAAAGCCGCTGAAGAAGCCCGCCTGCCAAAACGCCTGCGACCGGATTTGGGCGGTGCTTTGAGGGAGTTCACCACCCGCGAGAGCCATTGTTTCCAGCAGTTGCGCGGCGATGTGGGAAGCACGGCACTATTCACCTCCCAGGAGCGCCAGTGGCTGGTCCTCCAGGTGCTGCAGGGTCTGCGAGCCGGCTGCAGTGACATCGATGCCCTGCATGGACGAGCGGCTGTCGCCGAGGGTCAGAGCATCGTGGCCACCTGGCAGGAGTCCGGCCTGATCACACAGGTCTTTCCGCTGCACGAGCCCAGTTCGCTGACGCAGCTGCAGACGCACTGGGTTAAGCAGATATTCGCACCGCAACCTCTGG ATGACATTGCTGCCTATTTTGGCGTTAAGGTTGCCTTGTACTTTGCCTGGCTAGGTCATTACACCTGCGCCTTGGGCGTTCCGGCTGTGTTTGGCACAATTCTCTTCTGCATTCTATGGGGCAAGGGTCAAACCGCACAGGACATGGGCCACGTGCTCTTCTCCCTGTTTAATGTCGCCTGGGCTTCACTGTATCTGGAGGCCTGGAAGCGCTATTCCGTGGAATTGGCCTTCAGATGGGGCACTTTATCAACGCCGCCAGAGCTTTTGGAACCACCTAGGCCGCTGTATAAG GGTCCTTTGGAGGAGAACAACGTGACGGGTCGTTTGGAGCCCAAGGAGGCGCCGGCATGGCAGCGTCGAGCGTTTCGCTATCTGGTCAGCTTTCCCATAATTGGATGTTGTCTGTGTGTGGTCTTTGCTGTGATGTTTCTCATGCTGCGTTTTCAG GACTGGTGGGACTCCAAGTTGCCGGAGGAAAGTGTGTTATGCTGCCTGAGTGTTATACCGAAAGTTTTGCTGGCAGGAGCCATTACCTTAATGGACGAGGCCTATTTTAAGTTGGCCGTTTGGTTGAACGACCGCG AAAACTACCGCCTGCAGTCGAAAtatgagaaccacttgataGCTAAAGTGGCTCTTTTCCAGTTTGTCAACTCCTTCCTGTCGCTTTTTTATATAGCGTTCTATTTGAGGGATGAGGAGAAACTTAAAGAG CAACTGGCTGGTCTGCTCATCTCCCGTCAAATCATTGGAAATCTACGAGAGTCTGCAATTCCCTATTTTCTTGAACAATGGAAACTGGCCAAACTGAGCTTCAATATGTGGGGTGCTCTTAGCCCTACGCAAAATGTGACCCGTAGTCTAGCCGAGGAACTGGCCACTGCAGAAGCGGAACTGAAGGCGGAGTCCACTGGAACGCCCACCAAATCCCACCAGCCGGAATCGGCAAGTAAAAGGAACATTGGACAGGCTGAAATAGAGAGCTCGTTGTACAAG TACGATGGCACTTTTTCTGACCACTTGGAGATGCTCGTTCAAATGGGCTATGTGGTGCTCTTTTCGGCCGCCTTTCCACTGGCTGGAGTTTGTGCTCTGATCAATAACCTGATGGAGATTCGGTCGGATGCCTTCAAACTGGCCCATGTTCATCAGCGTCCCTTTGGGCAACGTGTGGCCAACATCGGAACTTGGCAAAATGCCCTGAGCATCCTGTCGCTCGCCGCCGTTATCGTGAATTGCGCCTTGATTGGCCTCTCTGGACAGGTGTCGAGGCTATGGCCAGGATTGACCACGGCACAGACAATTATTCTAATTGTTACCCTGGAG CACATAATGTTGGGACTGCGGCAAGCACTTACCTGGCTCCTACCGGAGTTGCCCTCGTGGTTGGCAGCGGAAATCGCACGTGCCGAACATTGCCGCCGGGAAATGCAGTGCAAGGGCACCTCGCCGCGCCCCACACCACCCACTCCGCAGTCGACCACGTCGACGCAGCCGGAACAGGAGGGCCCCGGCGGATTGCAAATGGAGAGCGGAGCGAATACCACACGAGACCAGTCCATGGAGAGCCAGGTGGCCGAGGATATACTTCTCTACGGACAAGAGTTCGCTGGCTACGGGCGTAACATCGAGGCGGATGTCAATATTTATGAGAATCGTGATTCATCACCGGATTCGCCGCCCTCGCAG ACCAGCACCATACTGATTAGACCGCTGCATGAGTCAACGCCACCACATGGTGGAGCCTCCCTGAGCAGTCTGCATCAGGACGGTAATGGCGG AGCTTCCGCCAGCACACTAGCGCTGAACTCGGCGGCATATGCAGCTCGCATGCAATCTATGCATATTCAAGAAATACCGCCCTTCCGAAAGAAATCAACCGATTCAGCCGATCACACAGGCAGCAGCGCCAGTAGCAGCCCCCAGCGAACCACGATGCGGCAACTATCGGCGCAGCGGGagccgcagcagcagacgATCCCTGAGATACCACCGTACAAGACGCGCAAGATATCCGCGGAGAGTGCCATGCATCTGAATATGAGC GAACTCGGAAACAGCGCAGATACAGCAGACATTTTGAAGCCAGCTCCATCATGGTGCAATGTGGCCATGAGATCGGGAGCAGTAGGCAGCAATTTGGCTACGCCACCAGCTTcacagcaccagcagcaaatAGTTgcctcctcatcctcgtcctccggcggcggtggcagcgTCTTTAGCCCCAGTGGCCCTGGTCCGGCTGGAGCATCCGGCGGTGGGATCAGCAATTCCCAGTCAAGACCTAGTGTCGGCGCACTATCAAACTCTTCATCTGGTTCATCCCATAAACAGCAATTGAAGCAGCAGGCCAAGGAGGAGAAAGAGCGGGCTaaggaggagaaggagcgtgttaaggaggagaaggagcgTGTTAAGGAGAAGGAGAAAGAAAAGGAGAAGGAACGACTGAAGGAAAAGGAAATCGAAAAGGCaaaggagaaggagaaggagaaaGAAAAGGATGCCCAGGGAGCAGCAGCATCCACATCAACAGCAGCCACTGATGACGAGGCTAAGG CTGCCGAACTGGCCGCCAAGAAATCTCGTCTTAAGCAGAAGCTGGTGAAGAGTGCGAGGTCAGTGGCCATCTTCTCGCTGAAGCTCAAGGAGCGAAGACAACGGGAGGCGGAGAAGGCAGCCACCATAGCAGTGGAGCATGCCAAG GCTCTGGCCAAGCTGCCCATGCCACAACCAGTGGGTGGCGAGTTGTCTCTTATACCCATCGAACAACTTATACAAATTGAGGATATCATACCTGCGATGAAAGCTGCAAGCACCTCGGGTGCACCCACATCGTCCAGTCAAGCCGGCCCATCGACGTAtcatcaacagcagcatcaacaacaGCACTACCACCCACCttcacatccacatccgcataCGGATAATTAG